The following coding sequences lie in one Alosa sapidissima isolate fAloSap1 chromosome 15, fAloSap1.pri, whole genome shotgun sequence genomic window:
- the LOC121683395 gene encoding extracellular calcium-sensing receptor-like: protein MTSLFLYVLLFQGALSTATTCTLQGGFELPGFMSDGTFTIGGIFPMHYRVELPHTDFKMPPVSAQCRGFDPRAFRWALTMRLAVEEINNSKDLLPNHTLGYKIFDSCATPVTAQRAVLAVLNGEDSRENTMCSGTSPLLAIIGESGSSQSIVVSRTLQPFRIPMISYFSTCSCLSDRTQFPTFFRVVPSDDYQVKAVAQLLKHFGWTWIGVVTEDHDYGRFALQGLKKEIENTDICLAYHEMIPKDYNTERVLEILEVMRSSTARVVVVFSGEGEFFPFLKEFRKQNITGIQWIASEAWVSASVLAETYPFLDGTIGFAVRKGHVPGLRDYLMTVDPWHYPSNALVQELWETLYGCSPNNTTGNIQLPPCTGHEILLEQHSAYMNTTSPRVAYNVYKGVYAIAHSLHNLIQCTPGHGPFFNASCADINNIHPWQLQHYLQDVSFFISDEKVNFDMKGDSIPSYDLINWQRDANRQIQFVSVGLYDEAKGAGNELIIDKETIKWTGQRKEVLVSVCSDSCPPGSRKAVRPGEPLCCFDCVPCDSGKISNATDSIDCMSCPEDFWSDAEGTHCIPKVVEFLSHDAMGVTLTVIAIVGACLTISVLAVFLYYRNTPIVRVNNSELSFFILLSLTLCFLCALVFIGEPTDWSCMLRHTAFSITFSLCISCILGKTLVVLAAFTATRPGNNIMKWLGPKQQRVIIFSCTLVQVIICAAWLIAAPPFPSRNTQYQRSKIILECSVGSDLAFWCVLGYIGLLACLCFVLAFLARKLPGNFNEAKFITFSMLIFCAVWLAFIPAYVSSPGKFTVAVEIFAILASSFGLLLCLFAPKCYIILVQPEKNTKHHLMGREK, encoded by the exons AtgacatctctctttctgtatgtcctgttgttCCAGGGAGCCCTCTCGACAGCAACCACATGCACTCTTCAAGGAGGGTTTGAGCTGCCTGGATTCATGTCCGATGGAACCTTCACTATTGGAGgcattttccccatgcattacCGAGTGGAGCTTCCACACACTGACTTCAAAATGCCACCTGTTTCTGCCCAGTGCAGAGG GTTTGACCCACGTGCCTTCCGCTGGGCCTTAACCATGAGGCTGGCTGTGGAGGAGATCAACAACAGCAAAGATTTACTACCTAACCACACACTGGGCTATAAGATTTTTGACTCCTGTGCCACGCCAGTGACAGCACAGAGAGCTGTTCTTGCAGTACTGAATGGAGAAGACAGTAGAGAGAATACAATGTGTTCTGGTACCAGTCCTCTTCTGGCTATAATTGGGGAATCTGGGTCATCACAGTCCATTGTAGTGTCCAGAACACTTCAACCTTTCAGAATCCCAATG atcagTTATTTTTCGACTTGCTCTTGTCTGAGTGATAGGACACAGTTCCCCACATTTTTTAGAGTTGTGCCAAGTGATGATTACCAGGTAAAAGCCGTTGCTCAGCTTCTGAAACACTTTGGTTGGACATGGATCGGTGTGGTAACAGAGGATCATGATTATGGCAGATTTGCATTGCAGGGCTTAAAAAAGGAAATAGAAAATACTGACATCTGTCTGGCCTACCATGAAATGATCCCCAAAGACtacaacacagagagagttctTGAAATACTCGAGGTGATGAGAAGTTCCACTGCccgagtggtggtggtgttctcAGGCGAGGGGGAGTTTTTTCCTTTCCTGAAAGAGTTCAGGAAACAGAACATCACAGGGATCCAGTGGATTGCAAGTGAGGCGTGGGtctctgcctctgtgctggcTGAGACTTATCCTTTCTTGGATGGCACTATTGGTTTTGCTGTCCGTAAGGGTCATGTCCCAGGTCTTAGAGATTACCTGATGACAGTGGACCCATGGCATTACCCCTCTAATGCCCTTGTACAGGAGCTATGGGAGACTCTCTATGGCTGTTCTCCCAATAACACAACTGGAAATATCCAGTTGCCACCCTGCACAGGGCATGAGATTTTGCTAGAGCAGCACTCTGCCTATATGAACACCACAAGCCCTCGTGTTGCATATAATGTGTACAAAGGTGTATACGCTATTGCTCATTCCCTGCACAACCTCATACAATGCACCCCTGGCCATGGCCCATTCTTCAATGCTTCATGTGCTGATATTAATAACATCCATCCATGGCAG CTTCAGCACTATCTTCAAGATGTCTCCTTCTTCATCTCAGACGAAAAAGTAAACTTTGATATGAAAGGGGATTCTATTCCATCATATGATCTCATAAACTGGCAGAGGGATGCGAATAGACAGATTCAGTTTGTGTCAGTCGGTCTGTATGATGAAGCAAAGGGTGCTGGGAATGAGCTCATTATTGATAAGGAGACAATCAAGTGGACAGGACAACGGAAAGAG GtgctggtgtctgtgtgtagtgaCAGCTGCCCTCCAGGATCCCGGAAGGCTGTCCGTCCTGGGGAGCCTCTGTGCTGCTTTGACTGTGTACCATGTGACAGTGGCAAGATTAGCAATGCGACAG ATTCAATAGACTGCATGTCCTGTCCTGAAGACTTTTGGTCAGATGCTGAGGGAACTCACTGCATACCCAAGGTTGTTGAATTTCTTTCCCACGATGCAATGGGAGTGACTTTGACAGTGATAGCAATTGTAGGTGCCTGTCTCACAATTTCTGTTCTAGCAGTATTCCTCTATTACAGAAACACTCCCATTGTCCGTGTGAACAACTCAGAACTGAGTTTCTTCATCCTATTGTCTCTCACTCTATGTTTCCTGTGTGCACTGGTGTTTATCGGAGAACCTACAGACTGGTCCTGCATGCTGCGCCACACTGCCTTCAGTATCACATTCTCCCTATGCATCTCATGCATCCTGGGCAAGACCTTAGTGGTCCTTGCTGCTTTCACAGCCACTCGGCCTGGAAACAACATAATGAAGTGGCTGGGGCCGAAGCAACAGAGGGTCATCATCTTCTCCTGTACTCTGGTTCAGGTGATAATCTGTGCTGCCTGGCTCATTGCTGCTCCCCCTTTTCCCTCGAGAAATACGCAGTACCAGCGCTCCAAAATTATTCTGGAGTGTAGCGTGGGCTCTGATTTGGCTTTCTGGTGTGTTCTGGGGTATATTGGACTTCTGGCCTGTCTGTGTTTTGTGCTGGCCTTCTTGGCCCGGAAGCTCCCTGGAAACTTCAATGAGGCAAAGTTCATCACATTTAGCATGCTGATCTTCTGTGCTGTTTGGTTAGCCTTTATCCCAGCCTATGTTAGCTCGCCTGGAAAGTTCACCGTAGCTGTGGAGATTTTTGCCATTTTGGCATCCAGTTTTGGCCTATTACTGTGCTTATTTGCTCCAAAGTGTTACATCATCTTGGTACAACCGGAGAAGAACACTAAGCATCACTTAATGGGgagagaaaaataa
- the LOC121683399 gene encoding extracellular calcium-sensing receptor-like, protein MRTMTFAVEEINQKQDLLPHLKLGYHIRDSCDDIPVSMTNALLLVNGQPDKGSGSTCTDLHKKVSPAIVGDAGSGVSMAVLRTLGSFHVPLVSYFASCSCLSDQKEFPAFMRTMPSDAFQTKALAKLVSHFHWTWVGVIGVESDYARFAIQLFLQEAARYHVCAAYVHFLSLPPIKDAVVDLVRIMKTSSAKVVLSVAGDSEMRTILTECRRQNVTDLLWIASEAWSTSQSLWTDFEDLLVGTLGFAIRRGDIPGLGMYLISLQTSQALTLHFMAEFWEETFNCRLNSSVNTHTHGEGANNRELCSGHEELNEVYSAYTDVSQLRVSYNVYKAVYLIAHALHNMSLCVPGKGPFSNGTCGSLSPVVPWQLLHYMKQTTFTTLGEEVRFDENGDPIATYDLMNWQKGQDGLLRLVKVGYYDDSLAGEKGLIINESAVRWHKGFQTPVSICSKGCQPGFRKAIRKGQPICCFDCIPCAEGEISNETDSVNCLTCSEDTWPNQAQNHCIPKTIEFLSYHETMGIVLWVVSAFGAFATVAVLGVFVIYRKTPMVRANNMELSFLLLLFLCACFLIGLTFIGEPTDWFCQIRYTAFGISFTLCISCILAKTVVVMMAFRATLPGSNVMKWFGPAKQRASVIICTSIQVLICIIWLTTRPPYAAHNTRFLSATIILECVVGSEVGFWCVLGYIGLLACMCFLMAFLARKLPDNFNEAKFITFSMLIFFAVWITFIPVYVSTSGKYTVAVHVFAILASAFGLLFCIFIPKCYIILLKPEKNSRQHMMRK, encoded by the exons ATGCGTACAATGACCTTTGCTGTGGAGGAGATCAACCAGAAACAGGACCTCCTACCTCACCTAAAACTGGGCTATCACATAAGAGACAGCTGTGATGATATCCCAGTTTCCATGACAAATGCACTTCTCCTTGTGAATGGGCAACCCGACAAGGGCAGTGGCTCTACATGCACGGACCTTCACAAAAAGGTTTCTCCTGCAATTGTTGGAGATGCAGGCTCTGGAGTGTCAATGGCTGTACTACGAACTTTAGGCTCTTTTCACGTTCCCTTG GTGAGCTACTTTGCATCATGCAGTTGCCTGAGTGACCAAAAAGAGTTTCCTGCTTTCATGCGGACAATGCCAAGTGATGCATTCCAGACAAAGGCTCTGGCCAAACTTGTCAGCCATTTCCACTGGACCTGGGTGGGAGTGATTGGCGTGGAGTCAGACTACGCCCGCTTTGCCATACAGCTCTTTCTCCAAGAAGCAGCAAGATATCATGTTTGTGCGGCCTATGTTCATTTTCTGTCTCTGCCACCAATCAAAGACGCTGTTGTGGATCTGGTAAGGATTATGAAGACGTCCTCTGCTAAAGTTGTGCTGAGTGTAGCTGGGGACTCAGAGATGCGTACGATTCTGACAGAGTGTAGGCGACAGAATGTCACAGATCTGCTTTGGATTGCCAGCGAGGCCTGGTCCACATCACAGTCACTGTGGACTGATTTTGAGGATCTGTTGGTGGGGACTTTGGGGTTTGCAATACGCAGAGGTGACATTCCAGGTCTAGGCATGTATCTCATCAGCCTGCAAACCTCCCAAGCACTGACTTTACATTTTATGGCAGAATTCTGGGAGGAGACCTTCAACTGCAGGCTCAACAGCTCAgtaaatactcacacacatgggGAAGGGGCTAACAACAGAGAGCTTTGCAGTGGACATGAGGAACTGAATGAAGTGTACTCTGCCTATACAGATGTGTCCCAGCTCAGGGTCTCCTATAATGTCTATAAGGCTGTGTATCTCATAGCCCATGCACTGCATAATATGAGCCTCTGTGTTCCTGGGAAAGGCCCCTTTTCCAATGGGACTTGTGGAAGTCTGTCACCTGTTGTGCCATGGCAG CTCCTTCACTACATGAAACAAACAACATTCACAACACTGGGTGAGGAAGTGAGATTTGATGAAAATGGAGATCCAATTGCTACATATGATCTTATGAACTGGCAAAAGGGGCAGGATGGTTTATTGCGCCTGGTGAAAGTAGGATATTATGATGACTCTTTAGCTGGTGAAAAGGGCCTTATCATAAACGAGTCTGCAGTGCGATGGCACAAAGGCTTTCAG ACACCAGTGTCAATATGTAGTAAAGGCTGTCAGCCAGGTTTTAGGAAAGCAATCAGGAAAGGACAGCCCATTTGCTGTTTTGACTGCATTCCCTGCGCTGAGGGGGAGATTAGCAATGAAACAG ATTCAGTGAATTGTTTGACATGTTCGGAGGACACATGGCCAAACCAAGCTCAAAATCACTGTATTCCAAAAACAATAGAATTTTTATCTTATCATGAAACCATGGGGATAGTCCTCTGGGTAGTCTCTGCTTTTGGAGCCTTCGCTACAGTAGCTGTTTTGGGAGTGTTTGTTATTTACAGAAAAACACCCATGGTTAGAGCAAACAACATGGAACTCAGCTTCTTAttgcttctctttctctgtgcttGCTTTCTGATTGGCCTGACTTTCATTGGGGAGCCCACTGATTGGTTCTGTCAGATCCGATACACCGCATTTGGCATCAGCTTTACTCTCTGTATCTCCTGCATTCTTGCTAAAACAGTTGTAGTAATGATGGCGTTCAGGGCCACCCTTCCGGGAAGTAATGTCATGAAGTGGTTTGGGCCAGCCAAACAGAGAGCTAGTGTTATAATATGCACTTCCATACAGGTCCTCATATGCATTATTTGGCTCACCACTCGCCCCCCTTATGCAGCACATAATACTAGGTTCCTGAGTGCTACGATCATCCTGGAGTGTGTCGTAGGGTCAGAAGTGGGCTTCTGGTGTGTGCTGGGCTACATCGGACTTTTGGCCTGCATGTGCTTTTTAATGGCTTTTTTGGCTAGGAAACTCCCCGACAATTTCAACGAAGCCAAGTTCATCACTTTCAGTATGCTTATTTTTTTTGCGGTCTGGATTACCTTTATTCCTGTGTATGTCAGCACGTCAGGAAAGTACACGGTGGCTGTTCATGTCTTTGCCATTTTAGCGTCAGCTTTTGGCcttctattttgtatttttatccCAAAATGCTACATCATATTGCTTAAGCCTGAGAAAAACAGCAGACAGCATATGATGCGAAAATAA